TTTGACATATGTAGGTGACGAGGACAAATGTAAATATCTTACTAACACATATATGGTACACATAGATGATGTGGCAAGTGCACATATCCATCTTCTGGAACATTCTAATGCAAAAGGGAGGTACATTTGTTCCTCAGTTCAAACAACaattcatgaattatatgaTCTTCTTCCCGCAAGATACCCCGACTTTCAAATACGAATGTCAGAGTAAGATTATGGTTTCTCCTTTATATTCTTATTAGAATGCTAGTAGCAGTTGATGTGAGTTTCACTCTACATATGTTAAACTACTTGGTGGTTGTATTAATTGAGGTGTGACTTAATTATTTACGTGTGTGTAAACAACTGACGCTAACGAATTTATTGTCGTTGATAATGCCAAATATACTGAGGCATATTCAATCTTTcttattgttttcttctttttaatctATACTTTTCCAGCAACTTAAAGGAGATTAAAAGTTACAAAAGATCAAAGGTCTCTTCGAGGAAACTGTTGAGCATTGGGTTCAAGTTCGAATACGGCCTCGGTGAAATGTTTGATGGCGCTGTGCAATCCTGTAAAGAGAAGGGTTTCTTGTAAATCAGGCTTGGTTCAAGCAAATAATCATTGTAATCCTTACCATGCCAAGTGTGAATAACCAATTTTACTTTTTCCCcatcttttttactttttcttttactttttctaatattttggCCCGTGATTTATGTGGTGTGAATCATATGTTGATATTGCAcgttttcaataaaaataaaaataaaaaaacctttGTGGTTAAACCTATTACCAATCATAATTCAAATCGAAATTTCCGTCTAATTGCACCTATGTGCACATAACATGCAGATGTAAATTGATCCCTACACGTCATGAGCACATTAGCACAATTTGACAAAAATTTTAGTTTAGAACCGAGATTAATAACAGGCTTAATCACAAGAGTATTAGTAAAAGTTTTTCCATGACATAAGTAATTTGACGTATGATCCACATCGCATGGATCATTTGTGCAAATTGGCCCAATAATTCATAGTCATAAGATTAGAACACGAGGAATTGGGAGTGAGAGGACCTGCTTAGAACATGAGATCAGCAAGATGCAACACAGACTGATCCCATTAACTCAAACccccaccccaaaaaaaaataaaaataaaaaaataaaaaaaaataaaaaaataaaaaaataaaaaaataaaaacacctCATTGTTGTAAAGAAGAAACACGTGGAGCCCACATTTATGGGgcccacaaagaaattaagcaaaaacTTTGGAGGCTGCACACTCACGGATGTGTATTGTAGAATCACGGGTGTCATTTACAgctgcctataaatagagaaggaagaagagagaaagaggctGTGCAacggaagaaagagaagaggaaaaggaacggaagaaagagaagaggaaaaggaaaggaagaaagagaagaagaaaaggaaaggaagaaagagaagaggaaaaggaaaggaagaaagagaagaagaaaaggaaaggaagaaagagaagaggaaaaggaaaggaagaaagagaagaggaaaaggaaaggaagagagagaagaagaaaaggaaaggagaagaggaaagaagaggGTAAGTgagcagagagaaaattcagtgagccacacatattgtaaacactattgtagcTCTATTATTTTAGTGAAaaggttactgctgctgctctccgaggacgtaggcatagccgatcCTCGTTAAATACTGTGTCTCGTCTACTTTACGTTCAGCTCAAAATCTACcacatatctcaggttatttcataacacgttatcagcacgatagtctctccttttatttctgaaattttttcaactcaacactatgcgggattaacgtccatacagcaaacaatttaattcatgacaatttatttttatcatcaattaatatacctgaataaagaaattcatattaataagTGGTTTAAATGTCTCAGATCTCaagcctaaagttttggatggcaaatttggcaaaactgGAGTTTGCGGCCTTGGACCTTTCCGGGGACAACTTTTTATCATGGGTCCtggatgccaaaattcatctacGAGCCAATGGCCTCGGACAAACAATTGTAGATGAGAATAATGCTTCGCCTAAAGAGAATGCGAAGGCCATGATCTTTCTTCGCCGCCACATCCATGAGGCGCTGAAAAGCGaatatgtggtggttgatgaaccgttggttctgTGGAAAGCTCTAGGTGAAAGATATCATCACCAGAAGACGATGACTCTTCCAAGAGCTAGATACGAATGGACccacttgagatttcaagattacaagtcagtgtccgagtataactctgctatgcacagaattacctcattaatgaggctatgtggagaaaatatatctgaggaggatatgctcgaaaaaactctgagcacttttcatgcttcaaatgtcctccttcaacagcaatacagacatagcggtttcaagaagtactCGGAACTTGTATCTTGCCTCTTGTTAGCTGAGCAGAATAATGAGCTATTATTAAAGAATCACCAATCTCGCCCAACGGGCTCAGCGCCACTTCCTGAAATAAATGCTGCATCTCAGGAAGTGAATGCCACTTCATCTCGTGGTAATATCCACAAACGTGGGCGATGGGGCAAGCGTGGCCACTGgcaaggaaataaaaaaaatcgtGGTGCTCGTTCAGAGGGTTTAGGTCCAAGGAGTGGTCCATCCACGAACGGCAAAAATGCATCCCGTAATAAGGGAAAGGCACAGATGAGCCATGTGCCTAGAAATGTTGATAGCCCTTGTCACAGATGTGGTGCAAAGGGACATTAGGTGCGCACATGTCGTACGCCCAGGCATTTGGCGGATCTTTATCAAGCTTCACTTAAGAATAGGAAAGTGGAGATAAATTACATTGATCATGCTCCGCCAGCCATAGATGGCTCATCAGAAATATCACGTCAGCAAAACAAGACGCATCtagatgtttctgattttgttactAAAAGAGTGAATGAAGGTTATGAGTccgaattagattaaattcctTAATGTACTATATGCAttagctgaagtgttgtttCCTTAATGTACTATATGCAttagctgaagtgttgtttCCTTAATGTACTATATGCAttagctgaagtgttgtttaaatttcaatccaataaaagtggtaatgttgtcttctttattgatttcagcttattttacttatttggtggtatggatgtaaattatggatgccctcaaaacaaaaGCTATGGCAGAGATATTTGTCTCGCAGACAGCGCAACTACTCATACGATCCTTCAAGATCGgaagtatttctcaaaattaatgcttacaaaagcaaaggtaacAACCATATCAGGTCCTGCAAATCTGATTGAAGGTTCAGGAAGAGCCCAAATTATGTTGCCGAATGGAACAATACTGTCCATTCCAGATGCTTTGTATTCATCTAACTCCAGAAGGAATCTATtgagtttcaaagatatacGTTTGAGTGGCtaccatgttgaaacaaagaaagaggaaaacatggaatatctttgtattacctccagtgatacccaaaagcgtatactggagaagctgtcatcctggatccaccatgatgcgcaggatcatcaccaactctaaaggacatcccttattgactaaacacattatgttatcaagtAACATCTTTTGCCGAGCTTGTTCACAAGGGAAGTTGGTGATCAGACCATCACAACTAAAGGTTGATGTTGAGTCTCCATCATTTTTTCAGAGAATTCAAGGGGACATTTGTGGACCTATTCATCCCCCATGTGGACCATTTCGGTACTTTATGGTCTTGGTGGGCGCATCTACCCGATGGTcacatgtttgtcttttatctactcggaatatggcatttgctaggcttttggctcagataattaaattacgagcccaattcccagattatcccattaagtcaatcagactcgataatgctgtgaatttacatctcaaacttttgatgactactgcatgtcactaggcattgatattgaacatcctgttccccatgtgcatactcaaaatggcttggcagaagctttaattaagcgccttcaattgatagcacgcactttgctaatgaaaacaaagttgccaATTTCTGCTTGGGGATATGCCATTTTACATGCAGCATCACTTGTGCGATTGAGGCCTGTTGCCAACAATCAATGTTCTCCAATACAACTCGTATTGggaaatcaaccaaacatttcacatttaaaattttttgggtgtgcGGTATATGTGCCTATTGCACCACCGCAACGTACTAAGATGGGCCCTCAACGCAGATTGggaatttatgttggttttgattcaccatCTATCATCAAATACTTGGAACCCCTGACGGGTGATATTTTTACCGCACGATTTGcggattgtgattttgatgagacaatcTTCCCACCATTAGGGGGGGAAAAATCTGTGTCTAAAGAACAAGGCAAACTCATTCCTGAAAAACGACATGAATTATCATGGAATGTATCCACATTGTCTCATCTCGATCCTCATACTGCTCAATGCGAAAACGAAGAGAGAAGGATCGTTCACCTCCAAAGTATTGCAAATCAGATGCcagatgcatttaatgatgcagCAAAGGTGACAAAATCTCATATCCCAGCTGCAAATGCACCCGCACGGATTGATGTCCATGATGGACAAAGCAATGTGCCAGCAAATGGTTCATCTGCTGCACGCCTAAAACGTGGCAGACCACTAGGCTCAAGGGATTCAGTTCCTCgaaagaggaagttgatgggcaaaatgaatccaaatgaaataaatagagagcccacaattcataattcaaatgccccTAAAGAGGGACAGGTACTTCTTGACAAGGAAAACGTCATTGGTGAGACAAGTGCACCTAAAGTGGCAACCGTAcctgaaagtcaagaaatctccataaaTTCTACGTCCATTGATGAATTGTGGAGTAGAAATGAGATGATCATCgatgatatatttgcattctcagtggctgctgaaatcataaaagatgatgatattgaaccttgctctattaatgaatgtacacagaggcaagattggcctaagtggaaagatgcaatccaggcagaattaaattctttggaaaaaatgagtgtttttggacatataattccaactccacccaatgtgaaccctgtaggttacaagtgggtatttacaagaaagcgcaatgagaaaaatgagatctcAAGGTATAAAACGCGACTCGTTGCGcaaggtttttcacaaaggCCTGGAATTGATTATATGGAAACGTACTCTCTAGTAATGGACACAATTACATTCCGTTACCTAATAAGTTTGGcggtttcagaaaaacttgaaatgagactcatggatgtcattaccgcatatttgtatggagaattggatacagatatatacatgaaagttcCAGAAGGATTGAGGTTGCCTGAA
The Prunus dulcis chromosome 2, ALMONDv2, whole genome shotgun sequence DNA segment above includes these coding regions:
- the LOC117618247 gene encoding uncharacterized protein LOC117618247; the encoded protein is MSQISSLKFWMANLAKLEFAALDLSGDNFLSWVLDAKIHLRANGLGQTIVDENNASPKENAKAMIFLRRHIHEALKSEYVVVDEPLVLWKALGERYHHQKTMTLPRARYEWTHLRFQDYKHSGFKKYSELVSCLLLAEQNNELLLKNHQSRPTGSAPLPEINAASQEVNATSSRGNIHKRGRWGKRGHWQGNKKNRGARSEGLGPRSGPSTNGKNASRNKGKAQMSHVPRNVDSPCHRCGAKGH